One segment of Streptomyces sp. NA02950 DNA contains the following:
- the glgX gene encoding glycogen debranching protein GlgX, whose amino-acid sequence MPAPRTVPAAGPEPWPGGPEPLGARVCQGPGGVPGTNFALWAGGAEAVELCLFDEDGGESRCPLSEQTHGIWHGFVPGVLPGRRYGYRVHGRWDPWTGARWNPAKLLLDPYARAVDGEFALPPEVYGHVRDWPQQQVADTVRDDRDSAPYVPKGVVVGDGGGAAEDHRPGIPWDESVVYELHVRGFTMRHPTVPPELRGTYAGLAHPAAVEHLTRLGVTAVELLPVHQFAHEDHLLRRGLRNHWGYNTIGYFAPHAAYAATGTRGQQVDEFRRMVRALHDAGIEVILDVVYNHTAEAGELGPTLSLRGVDNRGYYRLQPDPRRYADVTGCGNTLHVLRPQVLRLITDSLRYWVTEMGVDGFRFDLASALARTVQDVDMLAPFLSSVGQDPVLRRVKLIAEPWDVGPGGYRVGAFPPLWAEWNDHYRDAVRDFWRGALPDVRDLGYRLSGSSDLYGWGGRRPYASVNFITAHDGFTLRDLVSYERKHNEANGEGNRDGSDDNRSWNCGAEGETDDPEVCALRRRQLRNLLSTLLLSTGVPMLVAGDELGRTQGGNNNAYCQDNTTGWVDWSLLEDPGWAALTELTARLVRLRRAHPVLRRPVFFTGRARPSDGVRDLAWFTPRGTEMTEADWYAPTTALGVYLSGRDLPQRDPRGGPVSDDSFLALLHAGPEPLPFTLPGPPWASEYELLLDTAREEQTAPPRTRHPAGAPLGLPERSVLLLRALRTPDLRQKTE is encoded by the coding sequence CTGCCCGCCCCGCGCACCGTCCCGGCGGCGGGCCCGGAGCCGTGGCCCGGCGGCCCGGAGCCGCTGGGGGCACGGGTGTGCCAGGGGCCGGGCGGGGTGCCGGGCACCAACTTCGCGCTGTGGGCGGGCGGTGCGGAGGCCGTCGAACTGTGTCTGTTCGACGAGGACGGCGGCGAGAGCCGCTGCCCGCTCTCCGAGCAGACCCACGGCATCTGGCACGGCTTCGTGCCCGGTGTGCTGCCCGGCCGCCGCTACGGCTACCGCGTCCACGGCCGCTGGGACCCATGGACCGGGGCCCGCTGGAATCCGGCGAAGCTGCTGCTGGATCCCTACGCACGCGCCGTGGACGGCGAGTTCGCGCTCCCCCCGGAGGTCTACGGACATGTGCGGGACTGGCCGCAGCAGCAGGTGGCCGACACCGTGCGTGACGACCGCGATTCCGCCCCGTACGTCCCCAAGGGGGTGGTCGTCGGCGACGGGGGCGGCGCCGCGGAGGACCACCGCCCCGGCATCCCCTGGGACGAGTCGGTCGTCTACGAGCTCCATGTGCGCGGCTTCACCATGCGCCACCCCACCGTGCCGCCCGAGCTGCGCGGCACCTACGCCGGTCTGGCCCACCCCGCGGCCGTCGAGCATCTCACCCGGCTCGGGGTCACCGCGGTCGAGCTGCTGCCGGTGCACCAGTTCGCCCACGAGGACCATCTGCTCCGCCGGGGTCTGCGCAACCACTGGGGCTACAACACCATCGGCTACTTCGCCCCGCACGCCGCCTACGCGGCCACCGGCACCCGCGGTCAGCAGGTGGACGAGTTCCGGCGGATGGTGCGCGCCCTGCACGACGCCGGGATCGAGGTGATCCTCGATGTCGTCTACAACCACACCGCCGAGGCCGGTGAGCTGGGGCCCACCCTCTCGCTGCGCGGTGTCGACAACCGCGGCTACTACCGCCTCCAGCCGGATCCGCGCCGCTACGCGGATGTCACCGGCTGCGGCAACACCCTGCACGTACTGCGGCCGCAGGTACTGCGGCTGATCACGGATTCGCTGCGCTACTGGGTGACCGAGATGGGAGTGGACGGCTTCCGCTTCGACCTGGCCAGCGCGCTGGCCCGCACCGTGCAGGACGTCGACATGCTCGCCCCGTTCCTGTCCTCCGTCGGCCAGGACCCGGTGCTGCGCCGGGTCAAGCTGATCGCCGAGCCGTGGGACGTGGGACCGGGGGGCTACCGGGTGGGCGCGTTCCCCCCGCTGTGGGCCGAGTGGAACGATCACTACCGGGACGCGGTCCGCGACTTCTGGCGCGGTGCGCTCCCCGATGTCCGCGACCTCGGCTACCGGCTGTCCGGCTCCAGCGACTTATACGGATGGGGTGGTCGCCGCCCGTACGCCTCGGTCAACTTCATCACCGCCCACGACGGCTTCACCCTGCGCGACCTGGTCTCCTACGAGCGCAAGCACAACGAGGCCAACGGCGAGGGCAACCGCGACGGCAGCGATGACAACCGCTCCTGGAACTGCGGCGCCGAGGGCGAGACCGACGATCCGGAGGTGTGCGCGCTGCGCCGCCGCCAGCTGCGCAACCTGCTGTCCACCCTGCTGCTGTCCACCGGGGTGCCCATGCTGGTGGCGGGCGATGAGCTCGGTCGCACCCAGGGCGGCAACAACAACGCGTACTGCCAGGACAACACGACCGGATGGGTGGACTGGTCGCTGCTGGAGGACCCCGGCTGGGCGGCACTGACCGAACTGACCGCCCGGCTGGTCCGGTTGCGCCGCGCCCATCCGGTGCTGCGCCGCCCCGTCTTCTTCACCGGCCGGGCCCGGCCGTCCGACGGGGTGCGCGACCTGGCCTGGTTCACCCCGCGCGGCACCGAGATGACCGAGGCGGACTGGTACGCGCCGACCACCGCGCTGGGGGTCTACCTCTCCGGCCGCGACCTCCCGCAGCGCGATCCGCGCGGTGGTCCGGTCAGCGACGACAGCTTCCTCGCCCTGCTGCACGCGGGACCGGAGCCGCTCCCCTTCACCCTGCCCGGCCCGCCGTGGGCCTCGGAGTACGAACTCCTGCTGGACACCGCGCGCGAGGAGCAGACCGCGCCCCCACGCACCCGCCATCCGGCGGGCGCTCCGCTCGGGCTTCCGGAACGCTCGGTGCTGCTGCTGCGCGCCCTCCGGACCCCGGACCTACGTCAAAAAACCGAGTGA
- a CDS encoding ABC transporter ATP-binding protein — translation MATTSERPRAQESGAAPRRRSATRSLLRLWPYVRPVRARLFTAVPVAIVASCLGLAIPLVLKWMVDGPVADRDPGGVWLGGALLLALGVAEAGLFGLRRWLVARPLASVEAAMRAGLYRHLQRLPVSFHDRWASGQLLSRATTDLMLLRMFLAFPLTFLVVNGVTVLAGFALLLSQEWTLGLVLVVPAVPLVILCSYFEKRYATVARAVQDQTGDLTTVVEEGVLGVRIVKGFGRHRSQARAFRALSEGVRSTELRKAGLLASIWALIMTLPELAIGTALVLGTVQVADGELSAGTLVAFLSTAMTLRWPVESLGFLLAMSQDAATATDRYFEVLDEVPAAAADRPAPAAGPVLPRQRDRSGGGLRFEGVEFGYADAPADAPPVLRGVDLHIRPGETVALVGATGSGKTTLTALVPRLQEPTRGRITLDGRDITALPREELRALVAVAFEEPTLFSATAGENVLMGADGAERADLLRALEVAQAGFVHSLPEGDRTQVGEQGLSLSGGQRQRLALARAVVGRPRFLVLDDPLSALDVHTEALVEAALRQVLATTTALVVAHRPSTVLLADRVALLSGGRIAAVGTHQQLLRDSAEYRSLMSGDEGEEGEEDR, via the coding sequence ATGGCAACCACCAGTGAACGACCCCGGGCCCAGGAGAGCGGTGCCGCCCCGCGGCGCCGCTCCGCCACGCGCTCGTTGCTGCGGCTGTGGCCGTATGTGCGCCCGGTGCGGGCGCGGCTGTTCACGGCGGTCCCGGTGGCGATCGTGGCGTCCTGTCTGGGGCTGGCCATTCCGCTGGTCCTGAAGTGGATGGTGGACGGGCCGGTCGCCGACCGCGATCCGGGCGGGGTGTGGCTGGGCGGCGCCCTGCTGCTGGCGCTCGGGGTGGCCGAGGCGGGGCTGTTCGGGCTCCGGCGCTGGCTGGTGGCGCGGCCGCTGGCGTCCGTCGAGGCGGCGATGCGCGCCGGGCTGTACCGCCATCTCCAGCGGCTGCCGGTCTCCTTCCACGACCGCTGGGCCTCCGGTCAGCTGCTGTCGCGCGCCACCACGGATCTGATGCTGCTGCGGATGTTCCTGGCCTTCCCGCTCACCTTCCTGGTGGTCAACGGGGTCACCGTACTGGCCGGGTTCGCACTGCTGCTGTCGCAGGAATGGACGCTGGGGCTGGTCCTGGTGGTCCCCGCGGTGCCGCTGGTGATCCTCTGCTCGTACTTCGAGAAGCGCTACGCGACCGTTGCCCGCGCCGTGCAGGACCAGACCGGCGATCTGACGACGGTGGTCGAGGAGGGGGTGCTCGGTGTCCGGATCGTCAAGGGCTTCGGCCGCCACCGCAGCCAGGCCCGCGCCTTCCGGGCGCTGTCGGAGGGCGTCCGCTCGACCGAGCTGCGCAAGGCCGGGCTGCTGGCGAGCATCTGGGCGCTGATCATGACGCTGCCGGAGCTGGCGATCGGCACGGCGCTGGTGCTGGGCACGGTGCAGGTCGCCGACGGCGAGCTGTCGGCGGGCACGCTGGTCGCCTTCCTGTCCACGGCGATGACGCTGCGCTGGCCGGTGGAGTCGCTCGGCTTCCTGCTCGCGATGAGCCAGGACGCGGCCACCGCGACCGACCGCTACTTCGAGGTGCTGGACGAGGTCCCGGCCGCGGCCGCCGACCGGCCCGCGCCCGCCGCCGGGCCCGTGCTGCCCCGGCAGCGGGACCGGTCCGGCGGCGGACTGCGCTTCGAGGGCGTGGAGTTCGGCTACGCCGACGCGCCCGCGGACGCCCCGCCCGTGCTGCGCGGAGTGGATCTGCACATCCGCCCCGGCGAGACCGTGGCACTGGTCGGCGCCACCGGTTCCGGCAAGACCACGCTGACCGCCCTCGTCCCCCGGCTCCAGGAGCCCACCCGCGGCCGGATCACCCTCGACGGCCGGGACATCACCGCCCTCCCCCGCGAGGAGCTGCGCGCGCTGGTGGCCGTCGCCTTCGAGGAGCCCACCCTGTTCTCCGCGACGGCCGGGGAGAACGTGCTGATGGGCGCGGACGGCGCGGAGCGGGCCGATCTGCTGCGCGCCCTGGAGGTGGCCCAGGCCGGCTTCGTGCACTCCCTGCCGGAGGGCGACCGGACCCAGGTCGGCGAGCAGGGGCTGAGCCTGTCCGGCGGACAGCGGCAGCGGCTCGCGCTGGCCCGCGCGGTGGTCGGCCGCCCGCGCTTCCTGGTGCTGGACGATCCGCTGTCCGCTCTGGACGTGCACACCGAGGCGCTGGTGGAGGCCGCGCTGCGGCAGGTGCTGGCCACCACGACGGCGCTCGTCGTCGCCCACCGCCCCTCCACCGTGCTGCTCGCCGACCGGGTCGCCCTGCTCTCCGGGGGCCGGATCGCCGCCGTCGGCACCCATCAGCAACTGCTGCGTGACAGCGCCGAGTACCGGTCGCTGATGTCCGGAGACGAGGGTGAGGAGGGGGAGGAGGACCGATGA